In Fulvia fulva chromosome 10, complete sequence, a single window of DNA contains:
- a CDS encoding Bifunctional purine biosynthesis protein ADE17: protein MASEKPQKIAILSVYDKTGLLDLAKGLVKQNVRLLASGGTAKLIREANFPVEDVSAITKAPEMLSGRVKTLHPAVHAGILARDLASDEKDLAEQNINKVDYVICNLYPFKDTVAKINVTIPEAVEEIDIGGVTLIRAAAKNHGRVTILSDPEDYHDFLQELEKGEVSDKQKQLYALKAFSHTADYDNAISDFFRKKYAGDGSQQLPLRYGANPHQKPASAFVTSGKLPFKALNGSPGYINLLDALNGWALVKELDEALDYPAAASFKHVSPAGAAIGVPLKHPEHKVYMVENVQGIEESGLAQAYARARGADRMSSFGDMIALSREVDVPTAKIINMEVSDGVIAPGYQKEALEILQKKKGGKYLVLQMDANYKPGPQEQRTVYGINLTQSRNDATISPESTFNSVLIPRDSKQPLPESALRDLTVATIALKYTQSNSVCYALNGQVIGLGAGQQSRIHCTRLAGDKADNWWMRFHERTLGLKWKQGSKRADKSNAIDLLCAGIVPEDEEGPERKDWAAKFEEAPKPFTAEERKEWLSKLTGVACSSDAFFPFIDNVFRTSRSGVKYIAAPVGSQNDEAVKSTAEQLGITFIEQHIRLFHH from the exons ATGGCATCCGAGAAGCCTCAGAAGATAG CGATATTGTCAGTCTACGACAAGACTGGCCTGCTCGACTTGGCAAAGGGTCTCGTAAAGCAGAATGTCCGACTCCTTGCCTCAGGCGGTACCGCAAAGCTCATCCGTGAAGCCAACTTCCCAGTCGAAGATGTCTCCGCAATCACCAAGGCACCCGAAATGCTCTCAGGCCGTGTCAAGACCCTACACCCAGCAGTCCATGCCGGCATTCTAGCCCGTGATCTTGCATCTGACGAGAAAGACTTGGCTGAGCAGAACATCAACAAGGTTGACTATGTCATTTGCAACCTGTACCCTTTCAAGGACACTGTTGCTAAGATCAACGTGACCATCCCGGAAGCTGTTGAGGAAATCGACATTGGCGGTGTCACACTCATCCGAGCAGCAGCCAAGAATCACGGCAGAGTGACCATCTTGAGCGACCCAGAGGACTACCATGACTTCCTGCAGGAGCTTGAGAAGGGCGAGGTTTCTGACAAGCAGAAGCAGCTGTACGCTTTGAAGGCCTTCTCACACACCGCAGACTACGACAACGCCATCTCAGACTTCTTCCGCAAGAAGTATGCTGGTGATGGATCTCAGCAACTCCCCCTACGATATGGCGCCAACCCTCACCAGAAGCCAGCCTCGGCCTTTGTCACAAGCGGGAAGCTCCCATTCAAGGCATTGAACGGCTCACCCGGCTACATCAACCTGCTCGATGCTCTCAACGGCTGGGCATTGGTCAAGGAGCTTGACGAGGCTCTCGACTACCCAGCCGCTGCATCATTCAAGCACGTCTCACCAGCAGGTGCTGCCATTGGTGTGCCTCTCAAGCACCCAGAGCACAAGGTATACATGGTTGAGAACGTTCAGGGGATCGAAGAGTCAGGTCTTGCCCAGGCTTATGCACGTGCCCGAGGTGCAGACCGCATGTCGAGCTTCGGTGACATGATTGCTTTGTCACGAGAGGTCGATGTGCCAACGGCCAAGATCATCAACATGGAAGTAAGTGACGGTGTGATCGCTCCAGGATACCAAAAGGAAGCCCTTGAAATCCTGCAGAAGAAAAAGGGTGGCAAGTATCTCGTCCTCCAGATGGACGCCAACTACAAGCCAGGCCCACAAGAGCAGCGCACAGTCTACGGCATCAACTTGACACAGTCGCGCAATGATGCCACCATCTCGCCGGAGAGCACCTTCAACTCGGTCCTCATCCCAAGAGACTCCAAGCAGCCACTGCCAGAATCCGCACTTCGGGACTTGACCGTTGCTACCATTGCCCTCAAGTACACACAGTCCAACTCTGTCTGCTACGCACTCAACGGCCAGGTCATCGGCCTCGGCGCAGGTCAACAGTCCCGCATCCACTGCACTCGTCTTGCTGGTGACAAGGCTGACAACTGGTGGATGCGCTTCCACGAGCGCACCCTCGGCCTCAAGTGGAAGCAGGGCTCGAAGCGTGCTGACAAGTCGAACGCCATTGACCTTCTTTGCGCCGGCATTGTGCCAGAAGATGAGGAGGGTCCTGAGCGTAAGGACTGGGCGGCCAAATTCGAGGAGGCTCCAAAGCCATTCACTGCCGAGGAGCGCAAGGAGTGGCTGAGCAAGCTGACCGGCGTGGCCTGCTCGAGTGATGCTTTCTTCCCATTCATCGACAACGTCTTCCGCACCTCTAGGAGTGGTGTCAAGTACATTGCCGCGCCAGTTGGAAGCCAGAACGACGAGGCAGTGAAGAGCACTGCAGAGCAGCTCGGTATCACATTTATCGAGCAGCACATCCGACTCTTCCACCACTAG